Below is a window of Gossypium hirsutum isolate 1008001.06 chromosome A12, Gossypium_hirsutum_v2.1, whole genome shotgun sequence DNA.
TGTTAGATAGAGAGTAGATTTaagcaaataatgatttgaataccTTGAGATACTCATCTACATCAGCCTTCATCTGTTTTGCTTTAAGAGCAGCATCAACCTCGGATAAGATGCGAGGTGATTCTCTGATTTCTGGAAGCAAATCAATCTGCAGAACAAATTATTGAAGAATTAATTTTCATGAATAAACAATCTGAGAAAAAGGACTAATAAGATAAATTGACACCTTTAAGTTGGGAGTAGATGGATCTGGTAGCCTCATGTTGCGTGGAAAAGCACTAAGGATGATATTTCGCATTTGTATGCAGCTCGGGGGAATCACATCACAGAAGGTAAAATGATAATCACACAGGAACTCCGGAAAGTCATGAAGCAGAACCAGCAGCACCCTTAGTGTGCCTTTATACAGAAAATGAACCTATAGAAATGGTACAAGAGAGAATAAGTTTGAGCAGCAAAATTCGTATTGGAACAAATAATAAAATCAGTCTTTAGACAGAGAGAAACCGGAACTCCAAGCTCAGCATTCCTCAAAAACGGCTCCAGGAACTGAAGCAAGTCCACCAGCAAACGTTGGATATAGGGCCAACCCTTCTGAGAATTCCCAGTGAGCAATTTTGGCATGAAAGTCCTATGACTGACAAGCTCTAGCCATGCAAAGCTATAAAAGCACAAAGCAATGACCATAAGTGAAGGACTAATGATTAGTATCTTCAATGATTGTAAATATGCCAGCCAAATATTGATGCTCAACAAGTAAATGCTTTTCTAACTTAATCTTACCGAATGCAATGTTCTCAAGATAACCTTCATTCAAATGCTCcataaaacattaataaaaagcAGCGTTACAGTATTAGACAGTGACAGACCAGTCATGCACATTTGCTGGAGCAGCTATTTTACACTCCAAAACATAGCTACCAGATAATTTTAACCCAAAACATCCATTTATCATAAACCACAGCATAAGGTAAGCCAATTCATTCCAAGCACCACCACCCACCCACCCCCCCAGTTCAGgacttaaatcaaaataatactactatccaaaataaataaatacttcaCAAGGAAACTTTACTTGAGACTGAAAATTACATAACACGTGATGCTTTCCAAGAGACcacattctaaaattttaaacaattgcTCAAGCTCAAGTCAAACCATTCTAGGTTCAGCTCATTGCAGTTCAGGCCTTCTTGAATTGGGATCAGTTGAAGTTCAAACTACTTCAGTCAAGTTTGGTCCGACAAACTTTAACATTCAACATGtaaattcatttttatatatattatcctaCATAAATACATATACTCGTATGAAATAAAACTAAGCAATTGGTCTATTTGAAAAAGGAAGACTAATATTAGCCATTTTAGGTTTGGGCTCGACTTTTTAGGTCAAATTGGATTTGAACGAGTTTTGAGTTTGGGTTTTTTAAAGCATGTGTTTAGGTGCGGGCTCATTTTGCCACCTTTACATCTATTGAAAACTTAGCTGACAATTCTTACCAGAAGGAAGGAACTTTAAGGGGCTGGAGAACATGAAATGTGTTGGCGAAGGCCGTCAAAATCTGCAATAAGCTCAACAAGAATTAGCAATTTGATGGCCAAGACCTCAGCTAAGTATATGCAAATAAATCATACCTGAAAATTTGCACCATCAGTGACAGGGTCCAAGGAACCAAGATCTAACAGCCAGTTGATAAATAATCTGAAATATGGTCTCGGATTAAAAGATGCTTTCTTATCCTCGGCATCTTTTTGTATAAACCTCACAGTCACGGTCAAAATCTGTTAAGCCACCATAAATACAGTTAAAACACTCTTggaaaacaagaatgaaccagaTAGAAATAGAAGATAAATAACAGTCACCTTGGACATAAGAAAGAGTTTACTTGATCCCTGTTCCACTGGGCAATACTAGAGTAGTtgccaaaaaaggaaaaaaaatgttaaaagcaTTTGCAAGGTTAGATTTACAAATATTAACATAATGAACAAAGGAAATAAAGAAACCTTGAGGATTGCTAGCACAAGTTTTGCATAAATATCAATGGCAAGGAAAGAAAGAGTCTGCGCCTGTTGAGGTGATTGCAATGCCCCAGAACTCATTACCTCAGAAGATAGGCAATGTGCAACAGATAGTTCCTAACATGAAGGAATAACAAAATGAGTTCAGTCTTCTTAGTTACTCTGGTGAATTTAAATGAGACAACAAAGAGAAAGTGGGAGGGAGGAGTCTCACCGTGATAATACGGAAAAAGCGTTCTGTCATATCATCCCCTTTGAGCAGTCCATTTTGATACAATTGTAGGATGTAATGATTACAAGGTCCATCATTTGCACCAGGAAGCTCACAAATCTGATACCATTCTGCAAACAACATGGAGACCTacgaaattttttaaaacaaaattaacacATAAGAATTACATACCATCCTCACTTTTCCTAATCATGCAGGAGAAACGAAAGGTGGAAGAGATGGTGGGCACAGAAAAAAGGAGTGAGACAGGGAGAAAAGACACAGAGAATAGTGCAGGCTCAGAAGGAATACATGCATCAGCACTTCAACAAGGTGGTGAATAAGCAGATTTGCATGTCGAATCAAGATGAGGAGAAAAAAAAGCCGAATAAATAGGCACATATGCAACAGGAAGCAAGGAGTTGTGTAAAGCACAAATGAATGTAtcccattaaaaaaatttaatatctataGAATCAAAGATGATGATTACTGCAATTGTGATACATTATCAgaccatattttgagttagaatAATACATATTCGCTACTGTGGCAAAACATGGGCCAAAGTTTGCTTTCTTTTGTTTTGAGATGGTTAGTCTAGGAAAAAAGATACAACAGACTACTACTCTGCAGAGAATCCAATTATATGAGCTTTTTAATAGGCTTTTTCGTTCAAAGATACGACAACTCTAGGTTTATAGTTGTGACACCGGTTTGTAGAATACCCTTAACGTCCTTGATCCTCCTAAACTTTTCAATCCAACTGATATGATATTTTTCTCCATAGTAGATTGGTAGCAAAATCAATAACATGCACAAAGTATTCTACCAATGACTTCTTGGAACTTAAAACAAATAGTCACCTGCTCCTTGAAGCCTGCAGGATCTGGTTCTAGAGCCTCCATACTACTGTTATCTTCCCTGTTAGCTGGTGCGTGGTTAGGTCCCTGCTTCAAAAGAAAGATTTCAGGCCAGAAtccattattaaaaaaaaaacgagAAAGCGATAAAACGATGAGTCAGTGACCTTTTTGTCTCTAGATTGTTTGGCCTTATCCTCCTTTGCAACAGTGGCACTGGATAATGCAGCCATACTAGCAGATGGATTTCTGATCATCTCAATCAACTGTTGCAATGATTCAGGAGCTCCAGGTTTTAAAGCAACCTGCATGTTAACAACAAAATCAAGGGAATAagttaaagaagaagaagatgaagacaagAAAGGGAGGGAGAGACCAACCTTTGCCAGAGCATCAACAAGATTATGGAGTTCTGAGATGACTCTGGATTCATCAGAGACCAAAGTTTGAAGAAGGGACACCGCAAATTCCGTTGCAGCTTctgaaatttaatttggttaGCTGATTTACCGTATGCATGATTAACtgtaaaagtgaaatttatatatacatactatTCCTTCCCCCATCAATATATTTTGCCATATGAACATTGTACTCTGCAAGGTTCAGCAATTCACTTCGAATAAGGCCAACAGTGATATCTTTGTTGAACTTCCGCTCATCTTCTGAATATATCACCTGTAAGAGAAGAATGACCAATCACCAGAGATGAAGAAGATAGTTCCAGGCATAGAGAATGTGGAACAGAGCATACCCAACTAGTAAGCTCCTTAACAGCGAGCTTGCAAACATCTCGCACAGCAGCTAGAATAGCAAGGTGAGCACTAACATGAAGACTGTTTGATGCATTCTCATATAAGCCTTTGAAAACCTGTATAAATATTATGAAACAGAATCAAGGATGAGAATGATTTCAGAACAATagaaaaaacaacaaataaaagcTTAGCACCACAATTGTTAGAACACCTTTTGAGCCACAGCCAGTGCAGCCTCGTCCCGACTAACACATCTGAGTATGATTTCAGGTACCTCAGAGATCACTCCCTAAAATAGGAAAATGccaaaagataaataataaatctttgttcaaaaaatttaacaaaacaaaaaagaaattttgtTCCTAGAAAAAATATGCCAAGGAGCATAATGGAAGCGTAAGAAACAAATTCATCAAGGGCAGGTACATAATAGGATATCCATAGCACTGGTAGAAAATAATATAGTCTTTAGCAGCAGTACATAAAAGTAGAAGGTCAAGAATACCTGAATGTCAACTTCTCTACCATCACTTGTCACCAAATTTTCCAACTGAAAACATTTGACAAAGAGTGAAAACATGTTCTCGCAAGATTTCAGTGTTTAAAAGATAACAAGTCAAACTAAGGTAGTAAGAGGAATCACAACTCTATAACTGAGGGATCTCCTCCCTAACTCCCTAGTGAGAAACTACATCTCCTGTTGATAATATCACGCATCTAACAACAATTGAGTAGTGTGAAAAGGTATATAAATAAAGGGTGCAGAAAATTATGAAGTGGCATCTACTACACCATGACATATACATCCCTCTTCTTCTGGTCAGACACTAGACTCACACTGATCTGGAAAAATTCTCAGAAACACCAATAGACAACAGATTAAATAGGGAAAAGAGGAAAGAAGAACAGGAGTTATATTCAACCTTCTGAGCAACAATCTGATATTTATCCAATGCATCCCTTGTGCTCAATGAAGTGTCTGAGATGCTACTTCCTAGACGCTCAGTAGCAGCAGGTGAAGGTAACGACTGTGATGTAGGTCCAAATTCCTACATACAAGTTTGCAACACGTGTCAGTAAAAAGGCACGAGTCTACCAGTGCAAAAGTTCATCCATATAACATTTCTCACTTTTACAGCATCAGTTGTTTCAACTGAAAGTAACTCGGGAGCTGAAGTTGTTGAAGGGAATGAAGCATTCAGGGGATCATTTTCGGTAGTCTGCTGTGTAAGACCAGTTCCTGAGCCAATATGAATCGAGGGAACACTGAAACAAAAAAGAATTTCAGATATACCAGCAAGGAAGGAAACCAGGAGGCAAAAAAATCAAAGAGAGTCGCATTTAAAATATAACACCTCAATAGGGATGCTGATGTAGTTTCAACCGCCTCAGAAGCAATATCTACTTGTCCCAAGTTTCCTGGGCCAGATGTGTAACCAGGGGTAACTTGCCCAGATGTAGAACCAAATGTGCCAGTTAGATCAGTATCACCAGGTGAAGTTGAAGGACCGACAGACATAGTATGCGTGGTCTGGCCAGATTGATTTTGCCAAGGAAGCCGAACAAAGTCCTAAAAGATAAAAACAGGAAAAACAAAAAGGGTAAGTAGCTTACTCTCAGTGCCCTGGTTTCTCAAAACCAAAGCAATCTTTGTGCAAAAAGTTAAACATATGACTACCTCATAAACTCGCTGCTGAGACACAGTCAAGTGACCTGGTTTAGGTCGAAGAGCCTCAGGCACCACACCCATAGAACCTTGTCCATACATGCTTGGATCAAAAAATGCAGGATCCCTATGCTTTCTTCTTAAAGCAAGTTGATTAGCTATTTCTCCATCAATGGTTTGTATTGCCTATATAATTCAAGGGGGAAAAGGATATAAGTTAGAACTAGGAAGCATAGAAGATTAGTCAAACCATTCACTACATGCTTTCTCCAAAGCCCGTCTTAATGCAAAAGAACACCTCCACTCAGGCAAAAACTCCAATATGAACATGCGTTACTGAGAAGAAGGAAGCCTTGAAACCCAAATCTAAATGTAATAGTACATCAGAGGATGTCCAATTTTAAGTCTTGCATAAGAATCATTTTTTTGGTAATTAGAATCACTAAAGCATCGTACTTATGACCTATATCCATGAGGTttataaagaacaaaaaaacaaaCTTAAGATCCAATCCATGAAAACCAGATCAAGCCTATCTGTAACACTTTGCTCAATGAACATATATGCACAAAATACTCTAGGGTAAAAGGAAAAAACAGGCCTTATCAGTAGCAGCTTGTTCGATGACCGCACAGCCAAGATCAAGGTTATCATTTGTAACAAGCTGAACAGCTTGTTCAAGAAGATCACTCCCAACATTCAACCCCTGAAGTGAACTTCTCAGCTGACTTGATATAGAGCCACGTAGAGGTTCCTAGAACACCACAAAGTGAGATTAAAACCATAAGATGAAATTGAGAAGGAATGGAATATAGAAACAGTAACTCAAAAAGTTGATGGGAGATAAAACCTTGCATGTTACATGTGCCAGACTTCCAGCCAAACTTGCTACCATCAGGTGTGCTGCATTATAAATCCGTGTCTCATCTGATTCCATAGCATAATcctaaattgtaatgaattaaAGTGATATTAGACCAAGAATATTGATTGGATATCTTATTCAAAAAGGTGGTTGTAACCATTCCAAGATGATTCCCAGATGTTTTCAGGAAGATACCTATGTTTCCCGATAAATAGTAGGGGATGATACTAAACCGTATGAACAGAAACTTGAAAGAAAAAGCTATCTAACCATTCTGAGAAGAATCATAAGCTATAAAGAAACGAACAGGAGAATCAAAATTGAACTCTAATAGGAACAATACTAGAAAATACAGAAAAGTAGTAACAAAGAAACAGTTAGTAAGGAGAAAAAACAACTGGTAAGTCCAACTATTGCCCAAACAAAATGAACTGAATCAAGTTAAAATTAGTTGGATCTAAAGCAGTATTGAGAAGCTTTTTCAGACCTTTAAAACAAGCTCCTTGGTTGTTTGAGTTGCTATGGAAACACTGCGCTGAACAATACCAGCTACAATCTCTTTAATAGCTCTGTCCATTGCAATTGGAACCACCCTGCAACACATTATATACAGAGTTGAACACCAGATGCACCAAGCAATGTGTACAAGAGGCAGGAAACAATACTGTAATGGCATCGAACCTCTGAAAATGCAAGTGCAAGCCTAGAGCACTTAGTTTCTGATTGATAATAACATGAGTTCCGATGTTTGGTATTGGCGTCGAAAGCTGCAAAGAAGACAAGGACCAACAATctgaataaataaaaagtttataattcttGGAACCTTGAAGAATGTAAACAAAAATGACAAACCTGACTAACAGAAAAAGGCGATTGTGAAGGAGTGGCTTGAAATAGCCCTTGTGCAGAAGGAAGCTGATCAGACAAGCCTAAAGCTGCTAGTTTTTCATCCTCCACCAACGCACCAGAAGAAAGACGCAAGGGACCAGCATACTAGAACAGCTCCAAGAAATAACATATTAAAACACACTTAATGAACTGCTACTAGCATCGGAAAACAATTGATAAAAATGCAAACCTGAGATAGCAAATGTGTGTGGCCACCAGGATTAGGTGGACTGGCAACCTCGAGAGGTATGTCAACATGATTAAGTGGAGAAATTATTCCTGTTTTAGCTTCGGGAACCATCTGGGGTTGAGATGCTCCAAAATCTTTATTAGAAAAATCAGGATTCCCTTCAAGTTCTCTTTTACGATCCTTGAGGAGAGAAGTCGGTGTTATGTCCTTCATATCCACACCAAGGTTCTTGAATAGAACCTAAATCACCAAAAACAGCACAATGACAGATACATTAAAAGTTTCCAAGCTTCTGTGAGGCAAGCTACAATAATGAGAAAAAAGCCTTGCCCTCACATGCATGCTTAAAACATATCCAAATACCTCTATGTCAAACTTGAGATTCATTTTCAAGTTTGGCATTGAATAAATCTCAGCTAGTAATGCCAAAATGCCCATGGTCCATGGATTAGGAGGTTGATATGCCAGACTGCTTTGGCATGGCTCAAGAATCTGCAAAATGTAACAGATTTGTGAATTCAACTTAAGCTTGGCAGAAGGAAACAAGTTTATTATAGAAATAATCATACCTTTGAAGTAAATGGGATAACTGCAATCATCAATCCCTTCTCATATGCCTGGAAACAGCAAAAATGAGGAAAGAgaaccaaaaaaggaaaaagtggAAGATGAACTCAAAGTAACTGATGAACCAAGACTAGATTAGATAGTCTTTGATGGACAAATAAATGAGTGATGTGTCAGGGTAAATAATCAACTAAATAAGAAACAAATACCTCTATAATCAGAGATTTGGGATCTATTTCACGAGCTCTCAAAACTTGATTCCGGCCAATTGTTAACTTTCCAAGCCAACTACCCAAATTTTTTAGCAATGACCGCTCTTCAGAGCTTGATTTTATAAGCTCAGATCCCAACAAGACCTAAAACATTATATGGGTTAAACAATTTAGTCTTCAATTTGGTCAAATTAATATGCATGGCAATTTCACTTAAGCAACAGAAACCTTGCAGTTCTCATATGTAGCTTGGATAATCTCCTTATTCAAAGCCTTTGAGTTAACTTTGTCAAGGAACTTCAAATACAAATCATGAAAATTTGGTTCAATGCTAGCTCTACAATAAAAAACATGATTTAGTTTAATGGTACAGAAAAATGAAAACACTATTGAAAGTTGAAAGGTGTAAAAGAAGACCATCAAAGTTCAACCTTTTCATAACCATGTACTGGGCAAACCAGGGATAATACTGCTCCGTCAATATTTCAGTGAACTCTTTCCCTTTGGCTTCAATATTTGCAACTGAAATATTATTGATTATGAATGATATCTTGTCCTGGATCTCAGATGTCGGAGCCTGCAAATATAAAAGAATGAGATAAAATGAATGCGTTCCAAAGTAAGGTGACAGTTTCAAAAaagcaaaatttgcaaaattcaATTAAGGTTCATTAAATACCTCTATGGGTGTCTCTCTTCTCTCAGCAGCAGCAACTAGCGTTTCAATGTTCAGAGCAGAGCCAAATCCTATGTTTACAAGGGAAAAAAGATTCTTGTGTAAGCTTGTAAAGATGTTAAAGTTTTATGGAAAACTTTAAATAAAACAACCCCAATGAAGCTATGGAAAAACATTACTAGTAGAAGTGACTCCACGAGAAGGACGAACAAAACCGGGGGATGAAGACAGCATAGATGCACTAGTTACTGCATTTTGCGGCTGcaattttagtaataatattaGTTCCAGAGAAGAAAATTCCCCATGCATCACAAAGAAGTCACCAGACATACTTTCTGAATGCTAGAAGCATCACTCAGAGAAGCAACTGAAGGCTGCCCTACAGAAGGTAGAAGTGGTTTCACATCATTCGATGATGCAGCAGAGGCTTTGTTACGATCATCAAGAGAACTATCATGTCTTGGAAGCTGCAGTGAAGATGAAAGTTGTGGCCCAGATTGAATGATGCTAGAGCTATTCAACTGCAATGATGACCCAGAATATTACAAAACAAGATAACTATAACTCAGATTGCCTaactcctatatatatatatatatacacacacagaAATCCAGAATAACTCTATAGCTGGAAAACCAAAACATGATTTTGATCTGATCACCAGCAAAGTACAGATTATCTATCTCTTATGATTCTCCAGCCATATGGATTgtacttttcttttgtttttattttgatggcACCAAATCAGAAGcatgtattttgattttgacATTTATAGGCAAGGATATAAAGAGAAAGATCATTGATGCAGGCTTCAAAGAAGAAAGGATAACTTGTTTAACAGCTCAACTCCTGAATGACGccatcataatatcatatcactCTTATCATAATCAACTAAACTCTTAGCTGGAAACCAAATTGGTTATCATTCATGTGCATCAAAACATGGTTACATTTATATATTTGGGCCAAGTTAATATTTATTTCGTGACAATAAATTCATAAACTTCTATTATATCATACAAGACAAACTAAAAACAGGATTTACCTCCCCGTTTCCCGGGGACACCTGAGAGGAAACTTGGTGATGAACAGAAGGGTTGTTGCTCCCAGTTGACTCCAAATGCCCTGATGAAATCCTTGCAAGAGCTCGTTCAATAAAAGCAACAAGCTCCGAGTGAGTGGCACGCAGGTGAGAAATCTGTAAAATATGGTTGCAATACTGCGGCCACTCAATCAGACGATCCACGAACTGCTCCAAGGCTTTAGTTCCAAACAAAAACATCTGTACACGCAGATAGGTCAGCATTTCATAGTACCTCCAATTGAAGAATTCCTTTACACATTTTTGCGCAAACCCAACAATGAGAAAGATGAAAAGACTATTGCTAAGAAATGACACTAACTTTTGAATCTGCAGGTTTACGCAATGCATCTAGAACACCACGCAAGGCAATTCCAAGGGTGAGATGAGTTACAAGTTGCTGCTTGATAACAGAGCCTGAAAAATGTCCAAAAGCATAACGcaagtttaaaaagaaagaggGTGTCTCAAATGGGTGATTGATAAAAGGGCCTGAAAATCATCCATAGCCATGACATAACAAATAAAATGACGAGCTCATCCTAGACAACTAAAGTTCTAAAAAGACAGTAAACATGACCCAACAAATTAATAGTATTGCATATGCTACacatattttttaacaaatttatccaGATTGATCATTATAGAATTAGAAAAGTACAACAGCAGTGTAACTCAAGTGGACACAAAGTCCTACACATATGTAATAAATAGCTACACTATCAGCCTTAATACTAGGATACAATTTGATATACTAGAAGTATATGGTATAACAACTCACCAAAGAGAACTGCGGCGATCTTGAGCTGTCTTTCAGGATACTTATGAAAAAATCGGTATTCTTCAAACAAATTCGCAATCATGCACTCAAATATCGATTGCTCCCTGCCAGAATTAAATAGCCCATCAAACTGTCATGTCTCAAACATGAAATTTCGAgtaaaattcaagtttaaaatgatgaaatatctAATAGAAGATATATCATGTGAAGAAAAAAGATCAAGCTCCTcctatgaaatattttaaaaaaatcaaccagATACATGGAAATTCAAACAGTTACATAACCGATTAAGAATATCCATATCAAGCATATTTGAACAACGGAAGGAAAATCTAAGAATGGTACTGAAGCGACAAAATACCTTTTCACAGAAGATTCCTTGAACCGTGCAAGCATTTGAACCATTGCATCAATGGTCAACTGACCAGAAAACATTTGATGGAAGTAAGAATTTGCTTCTGCCTCAATTTCATCTCCATATCCATCAGAGGGGGAAGAAACTGTTGTCCCACCATTTTGCAGCTTTGAAGTAGAATCCATAATTGTCGCATGCAACCTTTCCATTTCCTCAAGAAGCTGAGTAGAGGTTATGGAGCCACTATTAGCTTTAAG
It encodes the following:
- the LOC107924016 gene encoding CCR4-NOT transcription complex subunit 1 translates to MLELSSTLSSHVRFLLQSLTEANADSVFRELCQFIEYGIEGNTLVLQTCLDCLSSHKTDSKNLQSEQVVASIFRHAMDKPNFCTVFCQSLRSMDISENFLENFSKTLELSLSEKIAVGLALSDSENPETRMCSKNFCMAQIEELQSNPACPDSSMQIQNMVMFLQWSSAFSRHVDSFMQMLSLVQAKDVAQFVLTPILSDELREANFLRNIDFFDESEENDFDALLAEMEKEMSMGDIIKELGYGCTTDAAHCKEILSLYLPLTEVTISRILGAITRTYVGLEDNQIAFSTFSLALGCGNSLDLPPLSSWNVDVLIKTIKQLAPNTNWVQVIEHLDHEGFYIPNETAFTFFMSVYQHSCQEPFPLHAVCGSVWKNIEGQLSFLKYAVAAPPEVFTFAHSVRQLAYAEAVHGHKLQIGNGNHAWLCLDLLDVLCQLAERGHASFVRSMLDYPLKHCPEILLIGMAHVNTAYNLLQHDVTSSVFLMIIKNAVGAGTILQLWHVNPKVVLRGFVEVQNTEPDSMIRILDICQELNILSSVLEMMPFPSAIRLAVLASRNEVIDFEKWLSSNLNMYKDVFFEECLKFLKEIQFGGSQEFSAKPFHHTTAVLNLYLEASTTFFKILKANSGSITSTQLLEEMERLHATIMDSTSKLQNGGTTVSSPSDGYGDEIEAEANSYFHQMFSGQLTIDAMVQMLARFKESSVKREQSIFECMIANLFEEYRFFHKYPERQLKIAAVLFGSVIKQQLVTHLTLGIALRGVLDALRKPADSKMFLFGTKALEQFVDRLIEWPQYCNHILQISHLRATHSELVAFIERALARISSGHLESTGSNNPSVHHQVSSQVSPGNGELNSSSIIQSGPQLSSSLQLPRHDSSLDDRNKASAASSNDVKPLLPSVGQPSVASLSDASSIQKPQNAVTSASMLSSSPGFVRPSRGVTSTRFGSALNIETLVAAAERRETPIEAPTSEIQDKISFIINNISVANIEAKGKEFTEILTEQYYPWFAQYMVMKRASIEPNFHDLYLKFLDKVNSKALNKEIIQATYENCKVLLGSELIKSSSEERSLLKNLGSWLGKLTIGRNQVLRAREIDPKSLIIEAYEKGLMIAVIPFTSKILEPCQSSLAYQPPNPWTMGILALLAEIYSMPNLKMNLKFDIEVLFKNLGVDMKDITPTSLLKDRKRELEGNPDFSNKDFGASQPQMVPEAKTGIISPLNHVDIPLEVASPPNPGGHTHLLSQYAGPLRLSSGALVEDEKLAALGLSDQLPSAQGLFQATPSQSPFSVSQLSTPIPNIGTHVIINQKLSALGLHLHFQRVVPIAMDRAIKEIVAGIVQRSVSIATQTTKELVLKDYAMESDETRIYNAAHLMVASLAGSLAHVTCKEPLRGSISSQLRSSLQGLNVGSDLLEQAVQLVTNDNLDLGCAVIEQAATDKAIQTIDGEIANQLALRRKHRDPAFFDPSMYGQGSMGVVPEALRPKPGHLTVSQQRVYEDFVRLPWQNQSGQTTHTMSVGPSTSPGDTDLTGTFGSTSGQVTPGYTSGPGNLGQVDIASEAVETTSASLLSVPSIHIGSGTGLTQQTTENDPLNASFPSTTSAPELLSVETTDAVKEFGPTSQSLPSPAATERLGSSISDTSLSTRDALDKYQIVAQKLENLVTSDGREVDIQGVISEVPEIILRCVSRDEAALAVAQKVFKGLYENASNSLHVSAHLAILAAVRDVCKLAVKELTSWVIYSEDERKFNKDITVGLIRSELLNLAEYNVHMAKYIDGGRNKAATEFAVSLLQTLVSDESRVISELHNLVDALAKVALKPGAPESLQQLIEMIRNPSASMAALSSATVAKEDKAKQSRDKKGPNHAPANREDNSSMEALEPDPAGFKEQVSMLFAEWYQICELPGANDGPCNHYILQLYQNGLLKGDDMTERFFRIITELSVAHCLSSEVMSSGALQSPQQAQTLSFLAIDIYAKLVLAILKYCPVEQGSSKLFLMSKILTVTVRFIQKDAEDKKASFNPRPYFRLFINWLLDLGSLDPVTDGANFQILTAFANTFHVLQPLKVPSFCFAWLELVSHRTFMPKLLTGNSQKGWPYIQRLLVDLLQFLEPFLRNAELGVPVHFLYKGTLRVLLVLLHDFPEFLCDYHFTFCDVIPPSCIQMRNIILSAFPRNMRLPDPSTPNLKIDLLPEIRESPRILSEVDAALKAKQMKADVDEYLKTRPQGGSSFLTELKQRLLLSPSEAASAGTRYNVPLINSLVLYVGMQAIQQLQSRVPHAQATANTVPMSVFLVSAALDIFQSLIGDLDTEGRYLFLNAIANQLRYPNSHTHYFSFILLYSFAEANQEIIQEQITRVLLERLIVNKPHPWGLLITFIELIKNPRYNFWNRSFIRCAPEIEKLFESVARSCGGLKPVDEGMVSGWVSETAH